The genomic window ACGCCGTTCTGGGTTCCGCCGCGATCGAGGCCACCTTCCAGCCGGTGCTTAGCCTGGCCGACAGCACTATCGTCGCCTACGAGGCGCTCGCCCGGTTCCCCGATCACCGCCTGCTCGACCCGGGAACCGCGTTCGCCGCGGCGAACCAGGTCGGTCTCGGTGTGGAGCTGGAACATCTGGCTCTGCGGCAGGCATTGTCCCGGCTCGGCGACGTCCCGGCCGGGGTCTACCTGAGTACCAACCTGTCCGTCGAGGCGATCCTGGACCCCGGGGTTCAGGAGACCGTGCTGACCCACGCGCACCGGCAGATCGCGGTCGAGTTGACCGAGCACACCCAGGTTCTGGACTATCCCCGGCTGGTCGCGGTCACCGACCGGTTCCGGCAGGCCGGGATCCCGATCGCGGTCGACGACGCCGGCGCCGGGTTCGCCAGTCTCAGCCACATCCTGCAACTGCGCCCGGACATCATCAAACTCGACATCACCCTGACCAGCGGCATCGACGTCGACCCGGTCCGGATGGCCCTGGCCCGTTGCCTTACCGGGTTCGCCAACGACATCGGTGCCATGCTCATCGCTGAAGGCATCGAGACCGCCGCTGAACGTGACAAACTCCTCGAACTCGGCATCACCTACGGGCAGGGGTACTTCCTGGGCCGCCCGGCACCCCTGCCCCACCACTGACACCAGCACCACACCGGCGGAAGCTGTGAGCGCTGAGATCGTGTCGCGTGTGGGCATCCGACCTCGAGACCCAGACCATGAACAGCAGCGCGCAGCCAGTCGTAGCGGCGATCGAGCGGGTCGCTCGGGCCGCCCAGAAGGTCGACGCCGTGCACGAAGCACACGCGATCGCCCGGCTGAGCATGTTCAGGTCAGGGCCCTCGTCGGCACCCATGGGATCCGGAGCCGGTTCGGCGGCGTCAGCCGGCAGCGCGCCTTTCAGCTGACCAGCCGGGTGGACTTCCCGTTCCCTGGCACCGACCTGGCGCAGGGCAAGGTGTGGCCCGCCGCCGACGCCGACGTCTGGACGGCCGAGTCCCGGCGGCCGCCGGCAGCCTGAATTCAGCGTGGACACCCCACCGCACACCCTGTGCCGCGGCGACAGTTCCACACTCCGTTCCAGGGTGCGGTGGCTGCCGGTGGGGCCGCCGAGTCGATTCGTGTCGTGCGGGGGTCGGTTTCTTGCGGGAGGGCGGAGTCTGGCCTGAGGTTGTCTTGAGACGGCGGGCCGATCTGGTGGGGCATGAACGCCACCGTGATCGCCGCCCCCGCCGCCCCCGCCGCTGCCGCCGCTGTGGCTGGTGTCGAGTTGAGTGTGGTGGTGCCGTACTTCAACCCGGGTGCGGCGCTGCGCCCGACGGTGCAGCGGCTGGTGGACTGCCTGGCCGAGGCGGGGGTGGCATTCGAGGTGATCGCGGTGTCCGACGGCTCCACCGACGGGTCGGCGGCGACGCTGGCCGGGCTGGCCGGGGTGACCGTGATCGACAACCCGGTCAACCAGGGCAAGGGCGCGGCGCTGCACCAGGGGTTCGCCGCCGCGAACGGGGCGTGGATCGGGTTCGTCGACGCCGACGGTGACATCGACCCGCGCCACCTGGTCGACTACCTGATGATCGCCCGCGCCGGTGGGCACGCCGTGGTGTACGCCGACAAGCGGCACGCCGGCTCGGTCAGTGCCGCGTCCGGGTTCCGCAAGCTGGTGTCGATCAGCTACTCCACCCTGGTCAGCACGATGTTCGGGCTGGGCGTGCGCGACACCCAGACCGGCTGCAAGGTGATCCGCCGCGACGCGCTGCTGGCGGTGCTGCCCCGGCTGCGCGAGCGCCGCTTCGCCTTCGACCTGGAACTGTTCGTGGCCACCCGGGCCGCCGGGATCACCGACGTGCAGGGCGCCCCGGTCCGGTTGGAGGCCCGGGTGGCCGGGTCGTCGGTCAGCACCGGCAGCATCATGCGGACCATCCGCGACACATTCGTCATCCACGGCCGCCGCCGCGCCGGCCACTACACCACCTACGCCCTGGCCGCCTGAGAGAGCGACCGTCGATTCACCCGCTGGCCCGGACACTGCCCGGGGCGTCATGGCTCCAGGTGTCCCCGTATTCGGTAGATTCCGGGACGGTACCCGACCGGCCGAGGGTGAGCGGTTGTTGCCCGCTGTGATGCGTGTTTCGGTTGTTGCTTGCTGGGTGGGGAGGGCTCGAGGCGTGTCCTGATCACGTTGAGTTGGTCAGGTCTCGGTGGGTGCCTGGGCCAGTTCCCGGCGTACCTGCTCGAGCATCGCCGTGTCATCGGCCAGATCGGGGTGCTCGACCTGCCGGTCCAGTTCCACGACCTGTTCCAGTTGCGCGACCGTGGCCGCCAGGTCACCGCTGTCCCGGTAGCGCATCGCCATGTTGTAGCGGGTCGCCGCCTCCCCCACCCGGTCCCCGACCTCCCGCCGGACGGGCAGGGCCTGCTCGTAGTAGGTCAGTGCCTGCCGGTAGTCGCCGAGCCCGACATACAGGCCGCCGATGTTGGTGAGGGTGGCGGCTTCGTCACCGCGGTCGCCGGCCTGCCGGTACAGGGTCAGAGCCTGCTCGTAGTCGTCCAGCGCCAGCCCGGGACGCCCGGTCGCCCGGTACGCCCAGCCCCGCTGGTAGAGGGCGTGAGCGTGCGGGGCGAGGGTAAGCGTCGCGCGGTGGCGATGGCCTCGACCTGGACGAACCAGGACCGCGGCAGCAGGATCCGGCCGAGGCGGCCGCCGGTGTCCCGGGCGATCGGGGCCTGCCTGGCCGAGAAGAGGCGACCGTGAGCGATCCGATGCAGCGGGGCCGCTTCGCAGCCCCGGTCCGCCGTGGGGAGACCGTCGAACGCTCGCCAGGTCCCGCCTCAGCCAATGTCCACGCCCTGCTGACCCATCTCGAACAGCAAGGCTTTGCGTTCTCGCCCCGGCTGACCGGCATGACCGCCGAGGGCCGCGAGATCCTGAGTTTCCTTCCCGGCGATTCCGGTGATCCACCGCTGACCGAGGTCCTACGCAGCGACGCCACGCTGATCAGCGTGGCCCGTGCTGGTCGGGCGCTGCACGACGCCACCCGAGGCTTCGTGACGCCGGAACCCGGACGCTGGCATCGGATGGAACTCGCCGTCCCGGCCGTGATCGACTGCATCGGCCACCACGACCTCGCCCCGTGGAATCTCGTATTCGACGACGGCGGCGAGGTGATCGGCATCCTCGGCTGGGACACCGCCGGCCCGTCGAACCGCGTCTGGGATCTCGCCTACGCGGCCCACCATCTGGTCCCGTTGCACCCGCCGGACGGCGTGGCCGGTTTCGGCTGGACCAGCGAACCCGACCGGGCCCGCCGGCTGCGGCCGCGACATCCGGCCCGACCACGTCCTGGACTTCGCCACCCTGCGCCTGCTGGCCATGGCCGTCTACATCGACGCTCAGGTACACGCCGGTGATCCGGCCTTCGCGGTCCACCGCGACGAGCGGCACGCCGACGGCTACCGCCGGGCCAACGCTTACATCCTCACCCACCGCGACGACCTGCTCGGCGAGGGCGGCAACCGATGACAGGGCACGGAATGCGGAAGATCGCGATCGTCGGGAACAGCGGCGCCGGCAAAACGGTGCTGGCCAACCGGCTCGGCACCCTGTTGGAGATCCCGGTGACCCACCTGGATGCGCTGCGCTACGACCCCGGCCTTCGCCGCCACCCCATTCGTTATCTCCGGTTGTCAAGTATTTGGACTGGTTAGCAGAATGTCGCAGTGTGAGCACGGGGATCCGGGCTGCAGTTGAGGTGCCCAGCGGCCCTGGACCCCACCGACATGACTACGGCCGAAACCGAGCGGCCGCTATAACCGGGCCGTGCAGCAGCCGTTTGAGCGGCTCCACGGGCATTTAGCCGCGACCATGGCCGCGACGCCGCGATCCTGCGACAGCTAGCCGGTCGGATCCGTTATGTCCGCCCTGACCGAGAGGTAGCCGGGACGCGGGGCCGGATACCCGGGCCAGATTTCACCGGTGCTGTTCGCGCATCGTGCTGTCCGTCGGTCAGCGGCGTCCGTGGTGAGAATCAGGCTGGCGTCCGCCCGACGCCGGGGAGGAACCGTCCGGTGCGGCGGGTGTAGCCGTCGTACGCGGCGCCGTGTGCGGATCGCAGGTGCGGCTCTTCGACGACGCGGACCTGCAGTTCGATGCCGGCGATCACGGCGGCGAAGGTGAGTAGCTGGGCCCAGGTGGGCGTCATGGCGGTGATGCCGGCGGTCGCGGTGATCATGGCGGTGAAGATCGGATTGCGGACGACGCCGAACACTCCGCCGGTCACCAGGGTTGTGCGTTCGCCGGTATCGACGCCGATTCGCCAGGAGGTTCCCATCGCGTGTTGGGCGGCCACGACGGCGGCGAATCCGGCTACCGCGACCGCGAGGCCGAGCCACTGGGTGGCGGTGTGATCGAGCCAGGCGACCGGGTGCAGGACCGCGGTCGCGTCCAGCAGCGGTGCGGCCAGCCCGCCGAGCAGTCCCGCGGCGAGTAGCACCTGGGCCCACCATGCCCAGGTGCCGGCTGGCGGGTGGCTGTGCCGGTGACCGGTGTCGCCGGTGCGGCGCCGGTGCAGCCAGGTGCGCAGGCCGAATGCGGTGAGAATGCCCGTCAGGTACAGGGCGAAAGCGAGTAAGGCCATAGCCGTTCCTCTCGATGCGCAGGTCTTGGAGTGGCGACAGTACAGCATTGGATGTACTGTTTTCAGGGTGGAGATGCTGACTCATGGCGCGGTGCTGGCCCGTTTCGGTCATGCGCTGTCGGACGCGACCCGGGCCCGGCTGCTGCTGGCTCTGATGGCGGAGCCGGGGTACCCAGCGCAGCTGGCGGAGAGGCTGGGCACGACCCGGCAAAACCTGTCGAACCATCTGACGTGCCTGCGGGGCTGCGGCTTGGTGGTCGCGGTGCCCGAAGGTCGGCGAGTGCGCTACGAGCTGGCCGACCGCCGATTGGCGCACGCGCTGGGTGACCTGCTCGGTGTGGTGCTGGCCGTCGACCCGGCCGCCTGCCCCGACGCGGCCGAGAAGGGCTGCTGCTGATGAGCCGCCCGTTGATCCAGATCGCCACCGCCGAGCCGTCGCCGCAGCGGCGGGCGCAGCTCAGTAGCCGGATCCGGCTACTGGTCGCCGCGACCATCACCTACAACGTGATCGAGGCGGTTGTCGCGATCACCGCCGGCACGATGGCGTCGTCGACGGCGTTGATCAGTTTCGGTCTCGACTCGGTGATCGAGGTGTCCTCGGCGGCCGCCGTCGCCTGGCAGTTCGCCGGCCGTGATCCCGAAGCCCGCGAGAAAGTCGCTTTGCGGATCATCGCGGTCTCGTTCTTCACCCTCGCCGCCTATGTGAGTGTCGAGTCGGTGCGGGCGCTGATCGGCGGGGCCGAGGCCGAGCACTCGTCGGTCGGGCTGGCGTTGGCCGCGCTGTCGCTCGCGATCATGCCGGGGCTCTCGTACGCGCAGCGCAAGGCCGGCCGTGAGCTGGGTTCCCGGTCGGCGGTCGCCGATTCGAAGCAGACGCTGCTCTGCACGTATCTTTCGGCGGTCCTGCTCGTGGGTCTTGCCGTGAACAGCTTGTTCGGTTGGTCCTGGGCCGACCCGGCCGCCGCCCTGATCATCGCTGCCGTCGCGGTGAAGGAGGGCCGGGAGGCCTGGCGCGGCGACGGCTGCTGCGCCGTCCCGGTTCCGGCCGCGCAGGCCCCTGGGACCGGTGATGTGTGCGGATGCGCGCCCGGCTGCGACTGCTGCGGGCCGGCGTCGACGCGGTAGGCGGCACTTACGTTCGGGGTGTCATCGTGCAGGACACGTCGGCACCGCAAAGGGGCCGCCGGGCCGGGACCGGGCCG from Actinoplanes derwentensis includes these protein-coding regions:
- a CDS encoding cation transporter yields the protein MSRPLIQIATAEPSPQRRAQLSSRIRLLVAATITYNVIEAVVAITAGTMASSTALISFGLDSVIEVSSAAAVAWQFAGRDPEAREKVALRIIAVSFFTLAAYVSVESVRALIGGAEAEHSSVGLALAALSLAIMPGLSYAQRKAGRELGSRSAVADSKQTLLCTYLSAVLLVGLAVNSLFGWSWADPAAALIIAAVAVKEGREAWRGDGCCAVPVPAAQAPGTGDVCGCAPGCDCCGPASTR
- a CDS encoding glycosyltransferase family 2 protein; its protein translation is MNATVIAAPAAPAAAAAVAGVELSVVVPYFNPGAALRPTVQRLVDCLAEAGVAFEVIAVSDGSTDGSAATLAGLAGVTVIDNPVNQGKGAALHQGFAAANGAWIGFVDADGDIDPRHLVDYLMIARAGGHAVVYADKRHAGSVSAASGFRKLVSISYSTLVSTMFGLGVRDTQTGCKVIRRDALLAVLPRLRERRFAFDLELFVATRAAGITDVQGAPVRLEARVAGSSVSTGSIMRTIRDTFVIHGRRRAGHYTTYALAA
- a CDS encoding EAL domain-containing protein, whose translation is MTSPLTACPATVESVHAVLGSAAIEATFQPVLSLADSTIVAYEALARFPDHRLLDPGTAFAAANQVGLGVELEHLALRQALSRLGDVPAGVYLSTNLSVEAILDPGVQETVLTHAHRQIAVELTEHTQVLDYPRLVAVTDRFRQAGIPIAVDDAGAGFASLSHILQLRPDIIKLDITLTSGIDVDPVRMALARCLTGFANDIGAMLIAEGIETAAERDKLLELGITYGQGYFLGRPAPLPHH
- a CDS encoding methyltransferase family protein, whose translation is MALLAFALYLTGILTAFGLRTWLHRRRTGDTGHRHSHPPAGTWAWWAQVLLAAGLLGGLAAPLLDATAVLHPVAWLDHTATQWLGLAVAVAGFAAVVAAQHAMGTSWRIGVDTGERTTLVTGGVFGVVRNPIFTAMITATAGITAMTPTWAQLLTFAAVIAGIELQVRVVEEPHLRSAHGAAYDGYTRRTGRFLPGVGRTPA
- a CDS encoding P-loop NTPase family protein, producing the protein MRKIAIVGNSGAGKTVLANRLGTLLEIPVTHLDALRYDPGLRRHPIRYLRLSSIWTG
- a CDS encoding phosphotransferase, which translates into the protein MSDPMQRGRFAAPVRRGETVERSPGPASANVHALLTHLEQQGFAFSPRLTGMTAEGREILSFLPGDSGDPPLTEVLRSDATLISVARAGRALHDATRGFVTPEPGRWHRMELAVPAVIDCIGHHDLAPWNLVFDDGGEVIGILGWDTAGPSNRVWDLAYAAHHLVPLHPPDGVAGFGWTSEPDRARRLRPRHPARPRPGLRHPAPAGHGRLHRRSGTRR
- a CDS encoding tetratricopeptide repeat protein: MRRDLASVRRSPHGGPGLRSGPAASDRSRSPLLGQAGPDRPGHRRPPRPDPAAAVLVRPGRGHRHRATLTLAPHAHALYQRGWAYRATGRPGLALDDYEQALTLYRQAGDRGDEAATLTNIGGLYVGLGDYRQALTYYEQALPVRREVGDRVGEAATRYNMAMRYRDSGDLAATVAQLEQVVELDRQVEHPDLADDTAMLEQVRRELAQAPTET
- a CDS encoding ArsR/SmtB family transcription factor, which codes for MLTHGAVLARFGHALSDATRARLLLALMAEPGYPAQLAERLGTTRQNLSNHLTCLRGCGLVVAVPEGRRVRYELADRRLAHALGDLLGVVLAVDPAACPDAAEKGCC